The Branchiostoma lanceolatum isolate klBraLanc5 chromosome 10, klBraLanc5.hap2, whole genome shotgun sequence genome has a window encoding:
- the LOC136443027 gene encoding uncharacterized protein yields MNHWCKYPPVRAHPGRRVRSGHSGNVHGSGNAHSSGNVHGSGNVHSSGNVHGSGNVHGSGNVHFSGNVHGSGNVHSSGNVPGSGNVHGSGNVHGSGNVHGSGNVHGSGNVHGSGNVHGSGNVHGSGNVPGSGNVHGSGNVHGSGNVHGSGNVPGSGNVHGSGNVHGSGNVHGSGNVHGSLVGDWS; encoded by the coding sequence ATGAATCACTGGTGCAAATATCCCCCTGTCAGGGCCCATCCCGGCCGCAGAGTTCGTTCCGGCCACAGCGGTAACGTGCACGGCAGCGGGAACGCGCACAGCAGCGGTAACGTGCACGGCAGCGGGAACGTGCACAGCAGCGGTAACGTGCACGGCAGCGGTAACGTGCACGGCAGCGGTAACGTGCACTTCAGCGGTAACGTGCACGGCAGCGGTAACGTGCACAGCAGCGGTAACGTGCCCGGCAGCGGTAACGTGCACGGCAGCGGTAACGTGCACGGCAGCGGGAACGTGCACGGCAGCGGTAACGTGCACGGCAGCGGTAACGTGCACGGCAGCGGTAACGTGCACGGCAGCGGTAACGTGCACGGCAGCGGTAACGTGCCCGGCAGCGGTAACGTGCACGGCAGCGGTAACGTGCACGGCAGCGGTAACGTGCACGGCAGCGGTAACGTGCCCGGCAGCGGTAACGTGCACGGCAGCGGGAACGTGCACGGCAGCGGTAACGTGCACGGCAGTGGTAACGTGCACGGCAGCTTGGTTGGCGACTGGTCCTGA
- the LOC136443028 gene encoding protein ALEX-like: MRPGQSTFPLPCPFQMRPRRTLRPGQSTFPLPCPFQMRPRRTLRPGQSTFPLPCPFQMRPRRTLRPGQSTFPLPCPFQMRPRRTLRPGQSTFPLPCPFQMRPRRTLRPGQSAFPLPCPFQMRPRRTLRPGQSTFPLPCPFQMRPRRTLRPGQSTFPLPCPFQMRPRRTLRPGQSNFPLPCPFQMRPRRTLRPGQTLQPGRALRPGQALAAGGYLPQGFI, encoded by the coding sequence ATGCGACCAGGACAGAGCACGTTCCCGCTGCCGTGCCCGTTCCAGATGCGGCCCAGACGGACCTTGCGACCAGGACAGAGCACGTTCCCGCTGCCGTGCCCGTTCCAGATGCGGCCCAGACGGACCCTGCGACCAGGACAGAGCACGTTCCCGCTGCCGTGCCCGTTCCAGATGCGGCCCAGACGGACCCTGCGACCAGGACAGAGCACGTTCCCGCTGCCGTGCCCGTTCCAGATGCGGCCCAGACGGACCCTGCGACCAGGACAGAGCACATTCCCGCTGCCGTGCCCGTTCCAGATGCGGCCCAGACGGACCCTGCGACCAGGACAGAGCGCGTTCCCGCTGCCGTGCCCGTTCCAGATGCGGCCCAGACGGACCTTGCGACCAGGACAGAGCACGTTCCCGCTGCCGTGCCCGTTCCAGATGCGGCCCAGACGGACCCTGCGACCAGGACAGAGCACGTTCCCGCTGCCGTGCCCGTTCCAGATGCGGCCCAGACGGACCCTGCGACCAGGACAGAGCAATTTCCCGCTGCCCTGCCCGTTCCAGATGCGGCCCAGACGGACCCTGCGACCAGGACAGACCCTGCAGCCGGGACGGGCCCTGCGGCCAGGACAGGCCCTAGCAGCAGGGGGATATTTGCCCCAGGGATTCATCTAA
- the LOC136443029 gene encoding uncharacterized protein: MDGRRYNRAVRFHKVVYEALLRLTWSGFLSWMYHNHNEDVTDLEEVIETIDTLSNDVSQQGLQGILQSTTNARIMFLFDNYFTTLRSERSRLKQYWMSYIDLIEILLGLLRATREGDWLLHLVSIRQLIPWCFAYDRINFARYLSYYYMYAQMSQLQSQHPDVYAEFMRGHFSVQLGHRNPFGRIPVDQTIEETVNKDTQTAGGTKGFSLNHSAISKYYLTAEHRSYYLKQLRDMTSGAKSTKFSHKDLQSTRIRRDEADVSSLVDLMENNWINPMSSDEPDLVSISTGSVAPPDVAKDISEAHQRGEDAYLTFRKNRLEQDPPEEKFHDKLTKLKLKTFSNVITKKTTTRGKTKEVILQADRNLFRHIILIAESRQLRIKDVLTHPLGPLPWSLANADGTLRKTNKAALARELESRVSPAEDIPAPSTCLIDGMAILQKINGNNTTFSGLANTTMAIVLNEGENSHRIDVVFDVYRDQSIKNTERCKRSSSTALQYKTITGGHQVKQWRKFLSSSTNKTSLIKFLVEEWKKPGFREKLRNKVLYATCEDACYRFTKDEWVEVPELECSQEEADTRLLLHALHAAESGSESVVITAEDTDVMIISLTFAKRIPCNVYQKCGTRNRTRFIDIDKLADALGEGVCKALVGLHAFTGCDTVSAFSGRGKLGAFKLMLKNEDYQHAFQQLGESWTVSPDLFKKVESFTCRMYVSSTPVADVNQMRHHLFIAKKGNVESSELPPCRDCLDLHVQRANYQACVLRRCLQSDPQVSSPVDAGWKLDENLSITWLQSPPAPAAVLELLTCSCSRSCTLPSCTCLANNLNCTDMCKLKDCDNRKEEETDEDLDVELTSSDTDDTSSDDDDE; this comes from the exons ATGGACGGACGCAGGTACAACAGAGCAGTGAGGTTTCATAAAGTGGTGTATGAAGCCTTGCTCAGGCTTACGTGGTCAGGCTTTCTGTCTTGGATGTATCACAATCACAATGAGGATGTCACTGACCTAGAAGAAGTTATCGAAACCATCGATACCCTGTCCAATGATGTGTCACAACAAGGTTTACAAGGCATCCTACAGTCAACAACAAATGCCAGAATCATGTTCCTGTTTGATAACTATTTCACCACCCTCCGAAGTGAGAGAAGCCGCCTCAAACAGTATTGGATGTCATACATCGACCTCATAGAAATTTTGCTGGGGCTCCTTCGAGCAACAAGGGAGGGTGACTGGCTACTACATCTAGTGTCCATCCGCCAGCTCATCCCCTGGTGTTTTGCCTATGACAGGATAAACTTTGCAAGGTACCTGtcatactactacatgtatgcacagaTGTCCCAACTGCAAAGCCAACACCCAGACGTGTATGCAGAGTTCATGAGAGGGCACTTTTCTGTTCAGCTTGGTCATAGAAACCCATTTGGACGTATTCCTGTAGACCAGACAATCGAGGAGACAGTGAATAAAGACACCCAAACTGCTGGAGGGACGAAGGGGTTCAGCCTAAACCACTCAGCCATTTCGAAGTACTACCTCACAGCAGAACACAGAAGCTACTACTTGAAACAACTGAGGGACATGACTAGTGGTGCCAAGAGTACTAAGTTCTCTCATAAAGACCTACAAAGTACACGCATTAGAAGAGATGAAGCAGATGTCAGTTCATTGGTTGATCTAATGGAGAACAACTGGATCAATCCAATGTCTTCAGACGAGCCCGATCTTGTCAGCATATCCACGGGCAGTGTGGCACCTCCTGACGTTGCGAAGGATATTTCGGAAGCCCACCAAAGGGGCGAAGACGCCTACCTCACCTTCCGAAAAAATCGTCTGGAGCAGGACCCACCGGAAGAAAAGTTCCATGACAAGCTGACAAAACTAAAGCTGAAGACATTTTCTAATGTCATCACTAAGAAAACCACTACAAGGGGCAAAACAAAAGAAGTCATCCTACAGGCAGACAGGAACCTGTTCAGACATATCATCCTCATTGCAGAAAGCAGGCAGCTACGTATTAAAGACGTCTTGACACATCCTCTCGGTCCCCTCCCATGGTCTCTTGCAAATGCTGATGGTACCTTACGCAAGACCAACAAAGCTGCCCTTGCAAGAGAGCTGGAGAGCCGTGTTTCACCAGCAGAAGACATCCCAGCACCATCCACCTGTCTGATTGATGGCATGGCCATTCTCCAAAAGATCAACGGCAACAACACAACCTTTTCCGGACTAGCAAACACCACAATGGCTATAGTTCTAAACGAAGGGGAGAACAGTCACAGAATTGATGTTGTATTTGACGTGTACAGGGACCAGTCCATCAAAAATACCGAGAGATGCAAGCGTAGCTCTAGCACAGCCTTACAGTACAAAACCATAACAGGCGGACATCAAGTCAAGCAATGGAGAAAGTTCCTGTCCAGTTCCACCAACAAGACATCTCTGATCAAGTTCCTGGTTGAAGAATGGAAGAAGCCAGGCTTTCGAGAGAAACTTAGGAACAAGGTGCTGTACGCTACCTGTGAGGATGCCTGCTACAGGTTCACTAAAGATGAATGGGTCGAAGTTCCAGAGCTTGAATGCTCACAAGAAGAAGCTGACACTCGCCTCCTCCTTCATGCACTCCACGCTGCTGAGTCTGGTTCTGAATCAGTTGTTATCACGGCAGAAGACACAGACGTCATGATCATCAGTCTTACCTTCGCTAAACGCATCCCATGCAACGTGTACCAAAAGTGTGGCACGAGGAACAGAACACGCTTCATTGACATCGACAAGTTGGCAGACGCATTGGGAGAAGGGGTCTGTAAAGCATTGGTCGGACTACATGCATTCACAG GATGTGATACTGTCAGCGCCTTTTCTGGCCGTGGGAAGTTGGGCGCTTTCAAGCTGATGCTGAAGAATGAAGACTATCAGCATGCCTTCCAGCAACTAGGAGAGAGCTGGACGGTGTCTCCTGACCTATTCAAGAAGGTTGAGAGCTTCACCTGTCGCATGTACGTGTCATCTACCCCTGTAGCCGACGTGAACCAGATGCGGCACCACTTGTTCATCGCCAAAAAAGGAAATGTAGAATCAAGTGAGCTACCCCCATGCCGAGACTGCCTTGATCTACATGTCCAGCGTGCTAACTATCAAGCCTGTGTATTGAGAAGGTGCCTTCAGAGTGACCCGCAGGTATCTAGCCCCGTAGATGCTGGGTGGAAGTTAGATGAAAATCTCTCGATCACATGGCTGCAATCACCTCCCGCACCAGCTGCTGTGCTAGAGTTGCTGACATGTAGTTGCTCCCGGTCGTGTACTCTACCTTCCTGCACCTGTCTTGCAAATAATCTGAACTGCACGGATATGTGTAAATTGAAAGACTGTGACAACAGGAAAGAGGAAGAAACAGATGAGGATCTGGACGTTGAACTCACCTCCAGTGATACTGATGACACAtctagtgatgatgatgacgaataG